One part of the Thiomicrospira cyclica ALM1 genome encodes these proteins:
- a CDS encoding DegT/DnrJ/EryC1/StrS family aminotransferase, with translation MPGFELFDEHEKQQVAEVMEKGFTFRYNFDGLRNGVWKAREMEQMIQRDLPVKHAHLVSSGTSALTVAMAAAGIGAGDEVIVPPFTFVASVEAIVLAGAIPVFAEIDETLCLSPEGIEAAITPRTKGVNFVHMCGSGGYMDKVRAVCDKHNIILMEDACQATGATYQGRALGTWGQVGTFSFDSVKTVSCGEGGAVITDDTAIYDAAHQYSDHGHDHIGSDRGAETHPIMGANYRISEMNAAVGVAQWQKLPRILEIQRRNKKALKSAMAQYAEVSFRDIADEANENAGFLSFMLPTEVRTREVLAGLQAAGIPAVFYWYGNNWHYLKNWHHIQQMKGPAKLPIELIADRPDYSQVKTPKSDAIMSRTLSMLINLSWTDADIQKRLDAFANVFKK, from the coding sequence ATGCCAGGTTTTGAACTTTTTGATGAACACGAAAAACAGCAAGTTGCTGAAGTGATGGAGAAAGGCTTTACCTTTCGCTACAACTTTGATGGCCTGCGCAACGGGGTTTGGAAAGCCCGAGAAATGGAACAGATGATCCAACGCGATTTGCCGGTGAAACATGCGCACCTAGTGTCCAGCGGTACGTCTGCACTTACCGTCGCTATGGCAGCCGCTGGCATTGGTGCCGGTGACGAAGTCATCGTCCCGCCCTTTACCTTTGTAGCGTCGGTTGAAGCAATCGTTTTAGCGGGTGCCATTCCGGTATTTGCTGAAATTGATGAAACCCTATGCTTATCACCCGAAGGCATAGAAGCCGCGATTACCCCGCGCACTAAGGGCGTTAACTTTGTGCATATGTGCGGCTCAGGCGGTTATATGGATAAAGTCCGCGCAGTCTGTGACAAGCACAATATCATTTTAATGGAAGATGCTTGCCAAGCTACCGGTGCCACCTACCAAGGTCGCGCTTTGGGGACTTGGGGACAAGTGGGCACCTTCTCATTTGATTCGGTCAAAACGGTATCTTGCGGTGAAGGTGGGGCGGTAATTACCGATGACACGGCGATTTACGATGCCGCGCACCAGTACTCGGATCATGGCCATGATCATATCGGTTCTGACCGTGGCGCCGAAACCCACCCGATTATGGGGGCCAATTACCGTATTTCTGAAATGAATGCGGCGGTCGGCGTCGCGCAATGGCAAAAACTGCCGCGTATTTTGGAGATTCAGCGTCGTAACAAAAAGGCGCTGAAATCGGCGATGGCGCAATACGCCGAAGTGTCCTTCCGTGACATTGCTGATGAAGCCAATGAAAACGCCGGCTTCCTAAGCTTTATGCTACCAACCGAAGTCCGCACTCGTGAAGTATTAGCCGGTCTGCAAGCAGCGGGGATTCCAGCGGTGTTCTATTGGTATGGCAATAACTGGCACTATCTTAAAAACTGGCACCATATTCAACAGATGAAAGGCCCAGCAAAATTACCGATTGAATTAATCGCCGACCGCCCTGATTACTCTCAGGTTAAAACACCTAAGTCGGATGCGATTATGAGCCGCACGCTCT
- the aroK gene encoding shikimate kinase AroK has product MNKQSIFLVGPMGAGKSTVGRILAEKLGYDFMDSDHEIEARTGVTIPVIFDIEGEAGFRARETTVIDDITQQPGLVLATGGGAVLSAENRRHLAARGFVVYLRSTLPALIQRTKNDRNRPLLQTENPETVIERLLTERGPLYEGVADLIVDTQQASVFRVVRHIQDQLVREGVVS; this is encoded by the coding sequence ATGAATAAACAAAGTATCTTCTTAGTAGGGCCGATGGGCGCCGGAAAATCGACAGTGGGACGCATTTTGGCCGAAAAACTCGGCTATGATTTTATGGATAGCGACCATGAAATTGAAGCGCGCACGGGTGTAACTATTCCGGTTATTTTTGATATTGAAGGTGAAGCCGGTTTCCGAGCGCGAGAAACGACGGTCATTGATGATATCACCCAACAACCAGGCCTGGTGCTTGCCACAGGGGGCGGTGCGGTGTTATCAGCTGAAAACCGTCGTCATCTTGCCGCACGCGGCTTTGTGGTTTACTTGCGCTCAACCCTGCCAGCGCTGATTCAGCGTACCAAAAATGACCGCAACCGTCCGTTATTGCAAACGGAAAATCCGGAAACGGTTATTGAGCGCTTGCTTACGGAACGGGGCCCCCTCTATGAAGGGGTTGCTGATCTAATCGTTGATACTCAGCAAGCCTCAGTGTTCCGTGTGGTGCGTCATATTCAAGACCAATTAGTACGCGAAGGTGTGGTGTCATAA
- the gmk gene encoding guanylate kinase — protein sequence MLGQLYVISAPSGAGKTSLVSRLLEIDPMIKVSVSTTTRAPRPGERDGVNYHFVDKATFEQQVAAGDFLEHAQVFDNYYGTSRSVVMQQLDAGLDVILEIDWQGAQQIRQEFTQLTSIFIAPPSLSELERRLKGRATDAPEVIAKRMSEANRELSHYHEFEYLIINDDFDSALMHLHSIFVANRQTLNYQKTKHASLLSQLIPT from the coding sequence ATGTTAGGTCAACTCTATGTTATTTCAGCGCCGTCTGGTGCTGGCAAAACGTCACTGGTCTCCCGTTTGCTCGAAATAGACCCGATGATTAAGGTCTCTGTATCTACCACAACCCGCGCACCCAGACCCGGTGAGCGCGATGGAGTAAACTATCATTTTGTTGATAAAGCGACTTTTGAACAACAGGTCGCCGCGGGTGATTTTTTAGAGCATGCCCAGGTATTCGATAATTACTACGGCACTAGCCGTTCCGTTGTGATGCAACAACTGGATGCCGGCCTTGATGTGATCTTAGAAATTGATTGGCAAGGCGCACAACAAATTCGACAAGAATTTACGCAATTAACCAGTATTTTTATTGCCCCGCCTTCCTTGAGTGAGCTGGAACGTCGTCTTAAAGGTCGGGCAACGGATGCGCCCGAAGTGATTGCAAAACGGATGAGCGAGGCCAACCGAGAATTAAGTCATTATCACGAATTTGAGTATCTGATTATTAATGACGACTTTGATAGCGCTTTGATGCATTTACATAGTATTTTTGTCGCCAATCGCCAAACCCTCAACTACCAAAAAACCAAGCACGCTAGCTTATTAAGCCAACTTATTCCAACCTGA
- the aroB gene encoding 3-dehydroquinate synthase, translated as MITLTVDLAERSYPIFIGQDLLQQPGLVAPFVKGTQVMIVTNSTVAPLYLDRAKALFTDLQVDAVVLPDGEEYKNLEILNRIFDQLIGGHFDRKSTLVALGGGVIGDMTGFAAAAYQRGVPFIQIPTTLLSQVDSSVGGKTGVNHPQGKNMIGAFHQPQAVVIDTLTLNTLEDRQLSAGLAEVIKYGLIRDLAFFEWLEQNLEGLMARDHALLAQAIERSCQNKADIVAADETEQGQRALLNLGHTFGHAIEAGMGYGAWLHGEAISAGMMQAAYMSQLLGDLSAADVERIGAIFKRAKLPIYPPNELSNEQFMHYMAGDKKVQAGKVRLVLLKSIGQAYISGDYPAELLQKTLTEWRS; from the coding sequence TTGATTACCTTAACCGTAGATTTAGCAGAACGCAGTTATCCAATTTTTATTGGTCAGGATTTATTACAACAACCCGGCCTAGTCGCTCCTTTTGTCAAAGGCACTCAGGTGATGATTGTCACCAATAGCACGGTCGCGCCCTTATATTTAGACCGCGCCAAAGCGTTGTTTACTGATTTGCAAGTCGATGCGGTGGTCTTGCCGGATGGTGAGGAGTATAAAAATTTAGAGATTCTTAATCGAATTTTTGACCAGTTGATCGGCGGCCATTTTGATCGCAAATCTACGCTGGTGGCATTAGGCGGTGGTGTGATTGGTGATATGACCGGTTTTGCGGCGGCAGCCTATCAACGTGGGGTGCCGTTTATTCAAATTCCAACGACTTTGTTATCGCAAGTGGATTCGTCGGTAGGGGGCAAAACCGGGGTCAACCATCCGCAGGGTAAAAATATGATCGGTGCGTTTCATCAGCCGCAAGCGGTGGTGATTGATACTTTGACCTTGAATACGCTGGAAGACCGTCAGCTGTCAGCAGGCCTGGCGGAAGTGATTAAATATGGCCTCATTCGTGATCTTGCGTTTTTTGAATGGCTGGAGCAGAACCTTGAAGGTTTGATGGCGCGGGATCATGCATTATTAGCGCAAGCGATTGAACGCTCTTGCCAGAATAAAGCCGATATCGTCGCGGCGGATGAGACCGAGCAAGGTCAGCGTGCTTTGTTGAATTTGGGACATACCTTTGGTCATGCGATTGAAGCGGGCATGGGTTATGGTGCTTGGTTGCACGGTGAAGCGATTAGTGCCGGTATGATGCAAGCGGCTTATATGTCACAGCTGTTAGGGGATTTAAGCGCGGCCGATGTTGAACGTATTGGCGCAATTTTTAAACGCGCCAAACTGCCTATTTATCCGCCAAATGAATTAAGTAACGAACAATTTATGCACTATATGGCCGGCGATAAAAAAGTCCAAGCCGGTAAAGTGCGCTTGGTACTACTAAAATCAATTGGCCAAGCTTATATTAGCGGTGATTATCCGGCTGAGTTATTGCAAAAAACGCTTACTGAATGGCGAAGCTAA